The nucleotide sequence AATTGAGCAAGATTTCATGGCCGCCGCTTTCGATCTCGGAATAGTACTGGAAAACCAAATTGCATTCGTTCAGCAAAGCCTCTTCAACAGGAAAATCGTGGCTAGTGATTTCAAATATGACTGCGTTCCAAATATCCGACCGATCTTTTAATTCACTTTTCTTTATTTGCTTTTTCAAGGGATTGCTCCTTTCAATCTATAATTTCAGTGGAATCTTTTGTTTTCCACGCCTTAGTGCGGAATCCCTCTTTATTGGTTAATCCCTCAACAGTCCAGGTTTGGCCGCACCCACAGCTTGCTGAAATCGACATAGCCGAAATGGGACAATTTGATGTTCATCAATTCCGACGAAAACGGGATCTGGCGCTTGGCATAATAGAGCGGAATCAAAATAGAAGATTCCACCAAGGATTTTTCAATTTGACGATTCAGCATTGTCCATTCTTCAAAAGGAGTATGCCGATATTGCCCGAGCAATTGCGTTAGCTCCGGATCACGATCGATCAAGCTGGCAAACGGGGATAAGCCGTTGGACAGGAAATAAAAGAAAGAAAAATCCTGGTTCATCTCGAATACTTCGCCGTGGATATAGAGATCCGCTTGCTGGTCTTTGCCGTTATCCACCAGGTATTCGTGAAACGGCAGAACACGAACCTCTGCCGGTATTCCTTCCTGCTCGAATATCGCCTGGAGCCAGTCCGATACGTTTTTCAGGTAACTGGTGGTTTTGATGATCAAAGGTTCTTCAAACAGCGGACGTTCGGCAGTCGCAAAGCGGTATTGCTGGTTCTGCCCGATCAGCATGCCTTCCTCATTCGGAAGGATGCGGGAATCTGCTTCGCTGATGGAATAGCGGTGCTTCCGGATAATGGCATGAAGATAATCACGGACTTCCTGGCGCTGAATCGCCGAGTCGCGGAAGGCATTCATGACGATGATTCCGACTCCTGAATCGCTTTCCACCAGAAACGTTTCTTCCGCTTCTTTTGGCTGGGACGTCCGGTAAGCAAAATCAAAGTCTTCGGGCACCTGCACAAATTCGATTGCGTCAAGAAGCGGGCGCTCGCTGAAATAATCCTTGAATGCCACCAGAACGGTTTTTAGTTCATGGCTGTTGTCGAGGCAAAAACTGCCGGTTCCGTATAGCTGTCCTTGGCTTTCTTTGAAGATGCTCGAGTTGATCATGCCGAGCATCTGCAGACAGTAACTGCAGCCTTCCGGAAAATCGAAGTCGATGACAAGTGGAGCAGGCACCGTGATTCTTTTGACGGGCTCCCACAATTCCCGGGAATTTTCGTGGGAACGGATGCGGTTCAGGCATTCGGCGACATCATCAGCGGTCAGTAAAGAACCGTCATGGAACTTAATTCCTTTTTTCAAATACAGGCGAAGCTTCGTCGGTGAAAGGTCCCAACTGTGCGCAATTTCGGGCGAAACCTTCCCTTTGCTGTCTACGGATACGAGGCGGTTGAAAACCGTAGCGACAAAATTGGCGCTATGGACATCTGCTGTCTCCAAGGGATTCATTGTCATGAGCTGGTGGCGGCGCGGGATGATCAATTTGTCGACATCCCCCTGGTTTTGGGTATAGCCAAATTTATTGCGGAACCGTTCTATTAAGCGTATTTTCACTTCTTCGGACCAGTCAAACAGCAAATACTTGCTGCTGGTTTCCACCGGTTCCTGTTCAATAATGTCCATCAGCTGCTCCTCAAACAGCCGCTCTACGTCTTTTAGCCAGTGCAGCTCGGAAGAATTGCCCCGTCCACGGCCGGCCGTATAAGTGAACCAGCCTTCCTGCGTCCACTTCCGGATGTAGCGGGAAGCTTGTTTGGCGCTGACATCCAGCAACTTCACAAGCTTATCTTTTTTTATTTTCCCGGACGGCACGGTATGCCAAAGCACCAGTAAATTATTATCCATATGTGTTTCCTCCATAAAAGGGGACATATCTTTTGAAAATGTCCATTTTTCAATCTATTCGTCTAGTTTAATATACATAAGACAAAGGAGGTTGACAATATGAGCTGGAAAGACTATCCACAAAATATCAAAGTCCGGTTGATTACATCATTTTTCAACCGTGCCGTAGGGTCGGCGGTCATGCCGTTTATGGCTTTGTTCTTTGCAATGGAAATGGGAAAAGTATGGGCAGGATTGTTTTTAGTAGGAACTGTCATCATCAGTTTTTTCATTAATTTAATCGGCGGCTATATTTCAGACCGCTTTCCGCGAAAAGGGGTTGTGGTCGGAACCTCGGCAATCAGCGCTTTGGCGTTTGCAAGCATGACCATCAGTTTGGTGCCAGCAGATAATTTGATCTGGCTGTTTGCAGCATCCTATATCGGATTCATCATCTCAAGTAGTCTGGGAAGGCCGGCAATGCACGCCCTCATCATCGACTCCACTACACCGGAAAACCGCAAAGCGGTATATACAATTGAATACTGGCTGACGAATTTATCGATGGCCATCGGTGCAGCGCTCGGCGGTTTGTTATACGTCAACCACCAGATTGAATTATTTGTGCTGCTGAGTGTGACATCTATCAGCTTGCCGATTGCTTATCAGATTTGGCTGATCGATGAACAGACAAGCGTGTTGAAAAAGCAGCATCAAAACGTACTGATTGATGTATTTCAAAACTACAAAGTGGCTTTTCAAGATTTGCCTTTTGTTAAAGTGGTCGTCGGGTCGATGTTTATTTTTGCAGCTGAATTTTCCCTGAACAGCTATATCGGTGTTCGACTTGCCGAAACATTTGAAACGGTGAGCTTAGGGAACTTTGACATTGCAGGCGTCCGGATGCTGAGTTTGCTCAATATCCAGAACATGCTGTTTGTCGTGTTCTTCACGTTCCTGGTCAGCAGGATCACAGACCGTTTCACCAAACAAAAAGTGCTGCTCACCGGGCTGATTGTTTACAGCATCGGCTATATCATCGTCACCTCGGCGGATACTTGGTACATTTTGATTCTCTTTAATATGATTGCGACGCTCGGAGAATTGATTTACTCGCCGGTCCGGAATGCCGAACAGGCCAATATGATTCCGGCCGATAAACGAGGTTCTTATTCCGCCTTTTCCAATATTTCATTCAGCGGAGCGGATTTGGTTGCACGTTCCACAATTATCATCGGTGCTTATCTCGTTCCGACAATGATGTCCGTTTACATCGGGGTCATTTTAATGGTTGGTACATTCCTTGTGTACACCGGTTTATTTGCAAGAGGGGCATCCACAAAAAGTACAGAAACGACGGAAGCGGTTCTATAAGATTCCTTCACTTATGTTGCTGACATAGGTGAAGTTTTTTATTGTAGGTTAATTTCACAAAACATTCTAATTGTTCTATCTGTATTTGGGAATTTTAGGTATAATTAAGGATAGAGACAATGACTGGGGGAGCGAACTATGGCAATCAAAGTGGAGTTAAGCAGATTCAAAGTAAAAGCTGGACAGTCTAAAAAAGTGGACGAATGGATGGCCTTTTTGAATGAGCATATGGAAGAAGTTTTGCTGACCTTGAACGATGAAAAAATGTATGTCGAAACGATATTCAGAGAAGTGCAGGAAGACAGTGAATTTCTCTATTGGTATTCCGTTCAAGGAGAAGGCGGAAGCGAAGTCACAGATTTTCATCATGAAATCGATAAACAGCACTTGGCATTTTGGGAAGCGTGCATCGATGAAGAATACCTGCCGGTGGATTTAAAGCCAGAAGCTGTGATGATCCAGGAAAGCATTCAAGCGGAAATGAAACGGGGATGACCTTGCCGATGGAGACAGACATTCATATACGAAAAGCAGTACCAGCGGATGCAGAGAAGCTGGTTGAGTTAATAAAAGAAGTAGAAGATTCGGGATTGATGCTTTTTGAACCGGGAGAAAGAAAAACCAAGCCCGAGCAATTGGAAAAGAGGCTCCAAGGGATGGATGCACACTCGGTTATCTTTATAGCGGAAGAAGGAAGTTCCTTGCATGGCTACCTTTTTGTCATCGGAGATGCGCTGATGAGAAAGCGGCATACTGTATATGTAGCCATCGGCATTCGGGAAGGGCAGCGCGGAAAAGGAATCGGGGCGCAGCTTTTTAAAGCGCTGGAACTATGGGCAAGAGAGAAAAACCTTCGCCGAATCGAGCTCACGGTGATTGAACATAATGAGGCGGCAGTTGCACTCTATCAAAAGATGGGTTATGAAATCGAAGGCATCAAAAAGGATTCCCTGTACATAAAAGGTGAATATGTCAATGAGTATTATATGGCCAGAATATTGAGCGAATAAGGGTTAGAAGGAGCAGCTATGAAATTCATCATATTATTCGGACCGCAAGCAGTAGGAAAAATGACGATAGGGCAAGAACTAGAAAAATCAACCGGCTTTAAGCTGTTCCACAACCATATGACCATTGAACTGCTGCATCCCTTTTTTGGCTTCAGCAAAGAAATGTTCCGGTTGTCGGATCTGATCCGTACGGAGATGTTCAAAACATTAGCGGTCAGCGAAGCAAAGGGAATCGTATTTACATATGTATGGGCGTTCAACATGAAAGAGGACTGGGACTTTGTTCAACGGGTTTGTGAAATTTTTGAGTCTGCGGGTAATGAAGTCTATTTTGTTGAATTGGAAGCGGAGTTGGAAACCCGGGTCGAGCGCAATAAAGAAGCTAGCCGGCTTGAACAAAAGCCGACTAAGCGGAACGTTGCAGAATCGGAACGCGAATTGAGGGCATCGATGGAGACGCTTCGCCTGAATTCAGTCGAGGGAGAAATTGAACGGGAGAATTATATTCGGATAAACAATACGGATTTGAAACCGGATGAAGTGGCGAAATTGATTCGAGAGAGGTTTGGTTTTTGAGCGGAACGATGACAAATGAGTAAGGAGATTCCCATGAAAAGAATAGATGTCGTATGTCATGCTGCGGGATGACAGCGGAGAAAAATTGTTAATGGTCAAAAACTACGGAGACAAAGGATCTTACTATACGCTTCCAGGCGGTGCAGTTGAAGCGGGTGAAACTTTGCAGGAAGCAGCCATTCGTGAAGCGAAAGAAGAAACCGGGCTCGATGTCTCAATCGGCGGCCTTTTTTCGGTCAGTGAAGATTTCTTCGACGAAAGAGGGCACCATGCCGTGTTCTTCATTTTCGAAGGACAGGTTCTTGGCGGAGAAATCACGATTGCTTTTCCGGAAGAAATCGAAGAAGTAAAATGGATGCCGATCCAAGAAGCGGTCCAATATTTATATATTCCGGAGAAAGCCGAAGAACAGGTTAGGGCCAACCGTTCAGTTCCATATATATTAAGAGGGCAAGTCATCCAGAAGCGTTAACTACTGATAAAAGAGGTGGGCATGATGTTATTTCATGACGAAAAAATGACAATCCGGAAGCTGGAAGACAGCGATAAAGAGGCGTTGGTTAAATGGCTGAGTGATCCGGAAGTATTGAAGTACTTCGAAGGGTGCGACAATCCACATGATTTGAAAAGAGTGAACCAACATTACTTTGAGCGGAAAGATGAAACGACAAGATGCCTCGTGGAATACGAAGGAACACCCATTGGGTATATTCAATTTTATCCAGTCCTTGAAGAAGAGCGGATGGCATACGGTTATTGGAATCCCGATGAAGTCATTTACGGCACGGACCAATTCATTGGAGAACCGGATTACTGGAATCGAGGGCTTGGAACTGAGCTTGTGGAATTGATGAAGAAATATTTGCTGAGCGAAAAACAGGCGGATGTTCTTGTCATGGATCCACAGGTCTCGAACGAACGGGCCATTGCCTGTTACGAGAAATGCGGATTCCAGAAAGTGAAATTCCTGCCGGCACATGAACTTCACGAAGGCGAAATGAAAGACTGCTGGTTGATGGAATACAAAAGATAACAGGTAAACCGAAATGGGGATTTCGAGTGGCGAAAACATATGTAAACTGGGGCAGCGGAAAAGTGGAATTGGCATGGGAACAAGGGAGCGATTTGCCGCCGCGGGAATTGATCACGAGCGTCCATGGATTTTGCTTCTTTCAGAACCGGCTATTGCTCGTAAAGCTGAAACACCGCGGCTGGGATTTTCCGGGTGGGCATATTGAAGGCAGCGAAACACCGATGGAGTGCTTTCAACGGGAAGCGCTGGAAGAAGGATATGTGTCAGGGAACTGTCAGTTGCTGGGCAGAGTTGTTGTGGACCACGAAGAAAATCCGAAATGGGATGAAAACAGTCCTTATCCTAAAGTGGGCTATCAAGTCTATTACCGGATGGATATTGAAGAGCTGCACCCGTTTAGAGCAGAATTCGAATCAGTCGAAAGGAAATTCATTACACCTCAGGAAATTAGCAGGTATTACCACGGGGGATGGCAGGATTTTTATCAGGAAATTTTGGATGCGGCATGTCGTTTAGAAGATGGCGTCGAAGGAGTGAACTTCTATTGATTACTAGTCATCCGCAATTGGACAGTGTCAATCGGATCATGGACGGTTTTACGTATCCTTGGTTCATTGGAGGAGGCTGGGCCATTGACCTTGAAGTCGGCAAAGTGTCTCGAAACCACGGAGATATGGATATCTGTGTTTTTAGGGAACATGCCAAAGAACTACTGGCGCATTTTTCGGTTTGGCAGATCGAAGTGGCCATCCCAAAAGAGAGCAGGCTGGAACCAGTCCTTTCAATTGAAGACATCCGTCCGCCCCGTTATGGGCTTCATCTAACTAAAAACGAAGAGTTCGTCGAAGTGTTGCTGACGGATAAACAGGATGGCGAAATCATTTTTAGGCGAGATAGGGATATAAAGATGTCCATCCATGAGGCCATTCGTACAGATCCAATTGGAAGAAAGTACATTGCTCCAGAACTGCAGCTCTTGTATAAAGCGAAAGAAGAACGGGATAAAGACCATCATGATTTCTCGATAGCATTGCTTTTTATGGATGACAAGCAAAAAGCTTGGCTTTTGAAGGCATTAGCGAAACACCATCCCGATTCTCCGTGGATCAGCAGGTTGATATATTCTTCGTTAAAATAACTCAATCGAAAGAAGGAATATGTGTGGCAGAAGAAATCAACAATCAAGAAGACTTGCTCGTGATGCTCGATTCGTTGCTACGGGAACCGGCTCCTTTTTGGAATAGTTTTTACAAGGACCGGGAAAAAAACATTCCTTTTTTCGTGAATAAGCCGGATGAAAATTTGGTCCGCTATTTTGATGCAGCAATGGTCAAACCGCAAAAGGTTTTGGAATTAGGCTGCGGCCCTGGCAGAAATGCTATATTTCTTGCGGAAAAAGGCTGTTCTGTAGACGCAGTGGACGTATCGGAGCAATCAATCGATTGGGCGATGGAACGGACAAAAAATGTGGGATAGAAGTGAACTATATTCTCGAAGACATCTTTATGCTTCAAGTTGAAGAAGCCACCTATGATTTGGTGTATGATTCAGGGTGTTTTCACCATATTGCCCCGCACCGTCGACTTGACTATATCAACTTGGTCAAACGAGCGCTGAAGCCAGGCGGATTTTTTGCCCTTACCTGTTTTGTACAGGAAGGAAAGCTTGGAGGGTCCGGCATGTCTGATTGGGAAGTCTACCGGAAAAAAAGCCTGGGAGGCGGACTCGGGTTTACGGAACAGCGGCTGCGAAAGATTTTTTCTGAGTTTGAAGAAATTGAGATTTGCCGAATGAAAGACGCTGCGAAAACGGACAACGTGTTTGGCGTATCCGGTTTATGGACCGCTTTGTTTCAAAAGCTGGAACCGAGGATTTAAGCCGCTTCGGTATATGTATACCTTCTTTTCAACCACAAAGTGGCCGCAAAAACAACAAACGCCAAAGCGACAGAAAAGAGGAGTGTGGCTTGTTCCCCATATTGCTCGATGATGACGGTATAGAAAACCGGCGCGATGGCGGATAAGAGGAAACTCGGCACCAGAAGTTTTCCAACGAAAGCACCGTAAGTCCGGTTGTCGAACAAGACGAGCGGAAGAGAGCCGCGGGTAATGGTCATCAAGCCATTGCCTGCGCCGTATAGAAAAGCAAAAATGAACGCTGTTGCAAGAAACTTACCGCTGAACAAGCCGATGGCAAAGCAAAGCGGCAGCAGGGAAGAAGCAAGGATGGTCAGCTTGAACGGATGCAGACGGCCGCCAAATAAGATTTCCCCTACCCGTGCCAGCGACTGCCCGATTCCGCGCAGTGTGGAAATCCAGACCGAAACAGCTGCTGCAAGGCCAAGCCCGGACAATATGGCAATCATATGCGCCGACATGGCGGAGTTCAAAAAGTTAAGAAGCGTAAAGATGAGTGCATAAAGGCTGCCGGCATAAATACGTTCGCGGCCCATTAAATTCAGTTTTTCAAAAGCAGCGGATTTTTGCTCCACCACCGTGCCGTTTTCTTCAAACCGTTCTTTTGGAATGGCCAGATGCAGCGGAAGCGTCAGCAATGCAAATCCGGCATAAACCAGTAGAGCTGCCCTCCAGCCGAAAGATTCGGAAAGGAAAAAGCCGATGGGCCAAAAAACAGTGGAAGCCAGTCCGCCAAGAAGCGTAATCTGGGAAATGGATCGTTTCGCACCGGACCCGGCAATGCGGACCAATGTCGCAAAAGCCGCATCGTACAAGCTGAGGCGCATGGCGAAACCCAGAACAATCCATGAAATGTAATATGCCAAAACGGACTGCGACAAAGCGATTCCGGCACAGCCAATCGCTAAAAGAAGAGACCCTGCAGACATGACAAAGCGGCCGCTGTACTGGTCAATCAATTTCCCCGTCAACGGGGAAGTGAGGCCCATGACGGCCAAAGTGGCAGAAAAACCTCCATATACCAAAGTGCTGCTCCATCCTAGGTCATCTGCAATTACTTCCCCGAAAGCGGCAATCAAATAATAAGAAATTCCCCAGCAGATCAGCTGGGATAAACCAAGAAAAAGGACCGTTCTCCGCGTGATCATTCAATCCCCCTCCTTTTCTGCTCGCCGTGCAGAAGTTCATTTTGCTAAACAATATCAGTTATAATAAAATCATAAACAATAATCAGAAAATTTCACACCTAAAAAATTCACCAACTAACAGTTGCATTTCTCCAAAAGGAGGCATTTGATGGTTTTTATTCAAAAAGCACAGCCCGAACATGTGAAAGGGATTGCTCGCGTCTGTACCGAAGGGTATTGGGCGACCTACGACGAGATGTATTCAGCCGAATATATCAACGCAGTGATTAAAGAATTTTATAACGAGCAGCGGATCTTGGAAGAAGCGGAAAGCAGCAGCAGGGAATGGGGCGGATATTTTGTTGCCCTCGACAATGGAGAAGTAGTCGGAGCAGGCGGCGGCGGAATGATTTCTGAAAAAGCGGCGGAAATTTTCGTCCTATACCTGGACCCTGATAGGCTGGGAGAAGGCATTGGAACAAAGCTGCTGGAGGCCATTACCCGTCAGCAGAAAGAAGAATTCGGAGCGCAGGAACAATGGGTATCGGTCGCAAAAGGAAATGAAAAAGGCATCCCGTTTTACGAAGCGCGCGAATTTATATGCCGCAGTGAACGGCCGGTTTACCGTTCAAACGCTGATGATAAGGTGATTTCGCTAAGGTATTGGCGGAAACTATGAGAATAGCAGACGCAAAAAAGTGGAAATGCTAAAGGGAGTTGTAAATTTGAACAATAAATGGGCTTTTGCGCTATTGGTCATTTTGACGACCAGTTTAATGGGATCATCTTTTGCGGTAGGCAAGATGGGAATGGTTCATGTTTCGCCCTTGCTGTTGGTTGGAATGCGTTTTACGCTGGCTGGTTTATTGATGGGGACGATCGTCTGGATGCTCCAGCGGCCGCATCCGAAAAAACTGCAAGACTGGCTGAAAATTGTGTGCATCGGTTCTTTCCAAACTGCCGGCGTCATGGGAGCCATCTTTTTGAGCCTCCGCACCATCACTGCCGGGGAATCCGCCATCTTGACGTTTATGAATCCGCTTTTGGTGGTGGTCTTTGGAACACTGGCGCTTGGCATGCGCTACCGGCTTGTCCAATGGTGCGGTGTGATTCTAGGATTTATCGGTGTATTTGTCACGATGGGCGGACAGCTGCAGGCAGAAATCGGTACGCTTCTCGGATTTTGCAGTGCGGTTTTTTGGGCAATTGCCACGCTGCTGATCAAGCAATGGGGACAGCGCTTTGATATTTGGGTGTTGACCGCCTATCAAATGCTTTTTGGCGGCTTGCTTTTGCTGATCGGAAGCTTTCTCTTGGAAGATGCCCGGCTCGTGATCAATCCGACTTCGATCTTCATCGTGCTCTGGCTTGCCGTCCCGGCGTCCATTGTGCAATTTGCTATCTGGTTTTTCCTGCTGCAAAACGGCAATCCTGGGAAAGTCAGTGCCTTTCTGTTCCTTGCGCCGTTTTTCGGCATCCTTTCGGGATGGCTGTTGCTCGGCGAAGATATTGGCTTGAAACTGCTTGCAGGAGGTGCCATGATCTTTGCCAGCATCTTTTTGGTGAACTGGCCGGACAAACGGGCAGCAGCGGTTCTCAAAGAAGGAATTTAATGCGCAAAACGAGAATACTAGAATTTAGAAAACCATTTATTGACCAAATGAAACCCAGTTTCTAAATCAGCTGGTACTTCAAGTTGTAAACAAGTAGACGGTTTGCCGGCAAGTTGCAGATTGCCAATAATAAGTTCACGGGGTGGCATGCTATGTTCAAGTTTGTGTTTAAGTTGTTAGGGAGTGCAGTTCTCTTCAAAGCCGGAGGCCAATTGCAAAGGTTTCTCTTTAAGCCATCGGATTTTGAAAAAAATCTGGAACGGCTGGACCAGGAAGACTGGTTTGAAGAGCTGCGGAAAGATTTTCGATATGACCACATCATCCGCTACAATTCAAAGGTGCGGAAGGTGATAGGAGATGCGAAGAGTCTTGCAAAACTTCTAGCATCAAAAGAAGAACAGGAAAAGTTCACTGAGCTTGTTCAACAGGAATACATAAAATTGATGGAAAAATAGAAGGAAGCAAGGGTAGTTGAAACGCCCTGCGGAGCCATTTCATCTAGACGAAATTAATCGGAAAAATTTACGGAGAAGCGCATGTTTCCACCGATACTTAAGGACTGGACGTGACAGGATATGGAATCTACTGAAGTAGAAGTTTTTTTACAAGCTGCAAAAAGATATTGCCATTTGATGGACTCATTAAATTCTTTAGGGGAAATTGAGAAATTCAAGCAACTGCACGCAGCAGTGACAGAACTGTACGCAAAGGCGCTGTATCTGCCGGAAACCGAACCGGGAAAAGACGATTCTTTTGATATTGATTTCCAGCTCCCGCAAGTTGATTTTGGTACACACAATGTGTATTGGGGAGGGTACGACCCTTATCACTCCGACGAAGACTTAGAAGAAATAATGGAAGAACCGTTAAATGAAACGTTGACGGACGATGTGCTGGACATCTATAGCGACGTAAAACGCGGATTGATTTTGTATGAACAGGGAAACCATGCGGAAGCGATTGCAGAATGGAAATACAATTTTGAGATTCATTGGGGTACCCATGCAGCCAGCGCCATCCGAGCCTTGCATTCCGTGAATTACTTATGAAACACTCATATGATAACCTGAGTCCAACTTGAAAGGTTGGATTTTTTAATTGAAAGATTGTGGAAATGAAATTATAAAAAAATAGTAATATGTAGGTTTATAAATGATTAAATAGGCGTATATAAATGTAGATGGCTAGCGCAACATATCGTTTTAGATTACAGACAGCGAAATCGAGGGATTGCAGGATGTTTTACAAATACAGAAAATCATATAATAAAGTGGCTATAGGATTATTGTCGTTGATGGCAAAAGGCCTCAACTTTAAATTGCTGCAGGAGACCATTCGGATGTATGAGGAAAATCCGGAGCGGCAGCTTTTTCTTTGGAAAGAAGGCGACAATATTACAGGTCTTGCTGGAGTAGAACAGCACGAAGAATACTTTATCATTTTGCACTTTTCCGTGAACCCGTCCTATCAAAAAGAAGAAACAGCTTACCGGATGCTAGAAGTTTTGAGAGAACAAATGCATTCCAAAGAAATGCACTTGTCCAAAGAGGCAGCACGCTTCATTGCCAAGGTGCGCGGCACTTCTGACTTGCCGATTCCCATCTACTCGGAACCGGCTATTTCATGAAAAAACCATCCTTTCAACCCGTTCTCTTGAGCAGAAATCAATATACCGTGAAAGCTTGCCGGCTAAAGGCAGGCTTTTTTTGCTTCTGATGAAGTGAAAAATTTTAATGGAGAACAGAAAAAAGCTATAATAGAAAAATAGAAATGGAAAATAAGAAAGAAGATGGCCGATTTGAACTTATACCCGATGGGGAAAGCATTTATCGTTGGATTGGCAGGAGCCTTGCTGTTTGAATTTTTAGGCGCGCCCATGCCTTGGCTGCTAGGCTCTTTATTTGCGGTGCTGCTGGTCCAATTGTTTACGCCGGTTTCGCTGAAGTGGGACGCGGCTTTCCGGAATACCGGGCTGGTGATTGCCGGATACGTCATTGGAATTGCGTTTACGCTTGATGCACTAAATGGCATGAAACAATATTTCCTGCCGATGCTCGTCATCAATATTGTGTTTTTTGGATTGTTTTTGATGATCAGTTCGTTGATGGCGAACCGGACAAACGTGGATAAAGCGACGGCGATGACCTGTTGTGTACCAGGCGGCATGTCCCAAATCATTACGTTTGCAGAAGAACAGAAAACGGTTGACTTAACCGCTGTGACGTTTTACCATGTGCTCCGGGTTTTGCTGATTGTCGCAGCCGTGCCGTTTATCGTGGCAAGCGGCGGCGCTGCACAGCCAAGCACGGCAGCGGAAGGCGAACATTCGTTTTATCTTTTCATGCTTTTGGCCGCCTGCTTCGCAGCAGGCATGCTATTTAAGAAAATCAACGTGCCGACGGCTTTTTTGCTTGGCCCAATATTTCTGATTATGGTGCTGAATCTCACCGGAGTTGATGTTCCTATGATGCCCGGCTTGCTGCTTCATATTGCGCAACTGCTGATTGGCATATACATTGGTCTGCTTTTGAAAAAAGAAGATA is from Planococcus liqunii and encodes:
- a CDS encoding NUDIX hydrolase, translating into MSYVMLRDDSGEKLLMVKNYGDKGSYYTLPGGAVEAGETLQEAAIREAKEETGLDVSIGGLFSVSEDFFDERGHHAVFFIFEGQVLGGEITIAFPEEIEEVKWMPIQEAVQYLYIPEKAEEQVRANRSVPYILRGQVIQKR
- a CDS encoding DUF6176 family protein, translating into MKVELSRFKVKAGQSKKVDEWMAFLNEHMEEVLLTLNDEKMYVETIFREVQEDSEFLYWYSVQGEGGSEVTDFHHEIDKQHLAFWEACIDEEYLPVDLKPEAVMIQESIQAEMKRG
- a CDS encoding ABC transporter substrate-binding protein, giving the protein MDNNLLVLWHTVPSGKIKKDKLVKLLDVSAKQASRYIRKWTQEGWFTYTAGRGRGNSSELHWLKDVERLFEEQLMDIIEQEPVETSSKYLLFDWSEEVKIRLIERFRNKFGYTQNQGDVDKLIIPRRHQLMTMNPLETADVHSANFVATVFNRLVSVDSKGKVSPEIAHSWDLSPTKLRLYLKKGIKFHDGSLLTADDVAECLNRIRSHENSRELWEPVKRITVPAPLVIDFDFPEGCSYCLQMLGMINSSIFKESQGQLYGTGSFCLDNSHELKTVLVAFKDYFSERPLLDAIEFVQVPEDFDFAYRTSQPKEAEETFLVESDSGVGIIVMNAFRDSAIQRQEVRDYLHAIIRKHRYSISEADSRILPNEEGMLIGQNQQYRFATAERPLFEEPLIIKTTSYLKNVSDWLQAIFEQEGIPAEVRVLPFHEYLVDNGKDQQADLYIHGEVFEMNQDFSFFYFLSNGLSPFASLIDRDPELTQLLGQYRHTPFEEWTMLNRQIEKSLVESSILIPLYYAKRQIPFSSELMNIKLSHFGYVDFSKLWVRPNLDC
- a CDS encoding MDR family MFS transporter; protein product: MSWKDYPQNIKVRLITSFFNRAVGSAVMPFMALFFAMEMGKVWAGLFLVGTVIISFFINLIGGYISDRFPRKGVVVGTSAISALAFASMTISLVPADNLIWLFAASYIGFIISSSLGRPAMHALIIDSTTPENRKAVYTIEYWLTNLSMAIGAALGGLLYVNHQIELFVLLSVTSISLPIAYQIWLIDEQTSVLKKQHQNVLIDVFQNYKVAFQDLPFVKVVVGSMFIFAAEFSLNSYIGVRLAETFETVSLGNFDIAGVRMLSLLNIQNMLFVVFFTFLVSRITDRFTKQKVLLTGLIVYSIGYIIVTSADTWYILILFNMIATLGELIYSPVRNAEQANMIPADKRGSYSAFSNISFSGADLVARSTIIIGAYLVPTMMSVYIGVILMVGTFLVYTGLFARGASTKSTETTEAVL
- a CDS encoding GNAT family N-acetyltransferase, with product MLFHDEKMTIRKLEDSDKEALVKWLSDPEVLKYFEGCDNPHDLKRVNQHYFERKDETTRCLVEYEGTPIGYIQFYPVLEEERMAYGYWNPDEVIYGTDQFIGEPDYWNRGLGTELVELMKKYLLSEKQADVLVMDPQVSNERAIACYEKCGFQKVKFLPAHELHEGEMKDCWLMEYKR
- a CDS encoding NUDIX hydrolase, giving the protein MAKTYVNWGSGKVELAWEQGSDLPPRELITSVHGFCFFQNRLLLVKLKHRGWDFPGGHIEGSETPMECFQREALEEGYVSGNCQLLGRVVVDHEENPKWDENSPYPKVGYQVYYRMDIEELHPFRAEFESVERKFITPQEISRYYHGGWQDFYQEILDAACRLEDGVEGVNFY
- a CDS encoding GNAT family N-acetyltransferase encodes the protein METDIHIRKAVPADAEKLVELIKEVEDSGLMLFEPGERKTKPEQLEKRLQGMDAHSVIFIAEEGSSLHGYLFVIGDALMRKRHTVYVAIGIREGQRGKGIGAQLFKALELWAREKNLRRIELTVIEHNEAAVALYQKMGYEIEGIKKDSLYIKGEYVNEYYMARILSE
- a CDS encoding nucleotidyltransferase domain-containing protein; translation: MITSHPQLDSVNRIMDGFTYPWFIGGGWAIDLEVGKVSRNHGDMDICVFREHAKELLAHFSVWQIEVAIPKESRLEPVLSIEDIRPPRYGLHLTKNEEFVEVLLTDKQDGEIIFRRDRDIKMSIHEAIRTDPIGRKYIAPELQLLYKAKEERDKDHHDFSIALLFMDDKQKAWLLKALAKHHPDSPWISRLIYSSLK
- a CDS encoding AAA family ATPase, whose protein sequence is MKFIILFGPQAVGKMTIGQELEKSTGFKLFHNHMTIELLHPFFGFSKEMFRLSDLIRTEMFKTLAVSEAKGIVFTYVWAFNMKEDWDFVQRVCEIFESAGNEVYFVELEAELETRVERNKEASRLEQKPTKRNVAESERELRASMETLRLNSVEGEIERENYIRINNTDLKPDEVAKLIRERFGF